Proteins from a genomic interval of Ralstonia wenshanensis:
- the gpmA gene encoding 2,3-diphosphoglycerate-dependent phosphoglycerate mutase, whose product MHKLVLIRHGESTWNLENRFTGWVDVDLTDTGIAQARQGGKLLREAGFTFDLAYTSVLKRAIRTLWHVQDEMDLMWIPTRNEWRLNERHYGALSGLNKAETAAQYGDEQVLIWRRSYDTPPPALEPGATNDVFGNPRYAGLTREQVPLTECLKDTVARVLPLWDESIAPAIKSGKRVVIAAHGNSIRALVKYLDGISDADIVGLNIPNGTPLVYELDANLKPIRHYYLGDQEAIAASLAAVASQGKSK is encoded by the coding sequence ATGCACAAGCTCGTCCTCATCCGCCACGGCGAATCGACGTGGAATCTGGAGAACCGCTTCACCGGCTGGGTCGACGTCGACCTGACCGACACAGGCATCGCCCAGGCCCGCCAAGGCGGCAAACTGCTGCGTGAAGCCGGCTTCACGTTCGACCTGGCCTACACCTCGGTGCTCAAGCGCGCGATTCGCACGCTGTGGCACGTGCAGGATGAAATGGATCTGATGTGGATCCCGACCCGTAATGAATGGCGCCTGAACGAGCGCCACTACGGCGCGCTGTCGGGCCTGAACAAGGCCGAAACTGCCGCGCAATATGGCGACGAGCAGGTCCTGATCTGGCGCCGCAGCTACGATACGCCGCCGCCCGCCCTCGAGCCCGGCGCAACGAACGACGTCTTCGGCAATCCGCGCTACGCGGGCCTGACGCGCGAACAGGTGCCCCTGACCGAATGCCTCAAGGACACCGTCGCCCGCGTGCTGCCGCTGTGGGATGAATCGATTGCACCGGCCATCAAGAGCGGCAAGCGCGTGGTGATCGCCGCGCACGGCAACAGCATCCGCGCGCTGGTGAAGTACCTGGACGGCATTTCCGACGCAGACATCGTCGGCCTCAATATCCCCAACGGCACGCCGCTTGTGTATGAGCTGGACGCCAACCTCAAGCCGATCCGCCATTACTACCTGGGCGACCAGGAAGCGATTGCCGCATCGCTTGCCGCAGTGGCCAGCCAGGGCAAGTCGAAATAA